A genomic region of Lycorma delicatula isolate Av1 chromosome 4, ASM4794821v1, whole genome shotgun sequence contains the following coding sequences:
- the LOC142322904 gene encoding solute carrier family 35 member G1 has protein sequence MPTIDVDERLEMQHLVDEEECKEEDVEITVQPALSRKPKPCPYLGLLLAAISSLFFSLASVIVKWMVNVHPTQLAACRFVGVLLPAIPIVIWRNECPFPKGKRVMLLLRSFVGTTGLMLSFYAFRHMPLADASVVVFSVPVFVAIFARLFLKEPCGLFHVITICLTLIGMILITRPPFIFGSSIPALASDQQVVETDLWGAVAAFSATLFGANAYVLLRALKGLHFSVIMVNFGAFALIQTLTVTWSLGALCWPQCGTERLLVVALALFSFGGQILLTLSLQLEQAGPVAIARSTDIVFAFLWQVLFFQEVPNRYSIAGAFLVTSSVLLNGLRKWVLALPENSSLRKTFCIFEM, from the coding sequence ATGCCTACGATTGACGTAGATGAACGCTTGGAAATGCAGCACTTGGTTGATGAAGAAGAATGTAAAGAGGAAGACGTTGAGATAACAGTTCAGCCGGCTTTGAGCAGGAAACCTAAACCATGTCCTTATCTCGGTTTATTACTAGCGGCTAtctcttctttgtttttttcgTTAGCATCAGTAATTGTGAAGTGGATGGTTAACGTTCACCCCACACAACTTGCTGCCTGCAGATTTGTTGGTGTTTTATTACCTGCTATTCCGATCGTAATTTGGCGTAATGAATGCCCCTTCCCGAAAGGAAAACGTGTAATGCTTCTTCTACGTTCATTCGTCGGAACAACAGGTTTAATGTTAAGCTTCTACGCATTCAGACATATGCCGCTTGCAGATGCTTCAGTGGTAGTGTTCAGTGTGCCTGTGTTTGTGGCTATTTTCGCACGTTTGTTTTTGAAAGAGCCATGTGGTTTGTTTCATGTTATAACTATTTGCTTGACATTGATAGGAATGATCTTAATCACAAGACCACCATTTATATTTGGCTCTAGTATTCCAGCGTTAGCTTCAGATCAGCAGGTAGTAGAAACCGATCTTTGGGGTGCAGTAGCTGCATTCTCTGCTACACTTTTTGGTGCCAATGCATATGTTTTACTGAGAGCTTTGAAGGGTCTTCATTTTTCAGTCATAATGGTGAATTTTGGTGCCTTTGCATTAATTCAGACACTTACTGTTACGTGGAGTTTAGGAGCCTTGTGCTGGCCTCAGTGTGGAACTGAAAGACTTTTAGTTGTTGCCTTAGCCCTTTTTAGTTTTGGAGGTCAGATATTGTTGACTTTGTCTTTGCAGTTGGAACAAGCCGGTCCAGTTGCTATTGCTCGATCAACTGATATTGTTTTTGCTTTTCTTTGGCAGGTCCTTTTTTTTCAAGAGGTGCCTAATCGTTACAGCATTGCTGGTGCTTTTTTAGTTACCAGTTCAGTTCTTCTAAATGGTTTAAGAAAGTGGGTATTAGCATTACCAGAAAATTCTTCTCTTCGTAAAACCTTCTGCATAtttgaaatgtga
- the RabX1 gene encoding RAS oncogene family member RabX1 yields MCRVNGKPMRTIEGKVVVLGSQGVGKTSMVVRYIGKMFSHHISPTIGASFFTCKINLEDTRVKLQVWDTAGQERFRSMAPMYYRNANAALLVFDITQYFTFNSIKSWVKELQRNVEEPLILCVVGNKTDLEAQRKVSKEEAMDYANSIGGTYFESSALHDQGVEDVFLSTAMGLVTLSKDSLVSSLRVYDSVDDNSVLRTPSLDSSVPLQSASSSRNQGRNRNDSIIRPHLYSPSLEDKDSEDKLSCCHR; encoded by the exons ATGTGTAGAGTTAACGGCAAGCCAATGAGAACGATTGAGGGGAAAGTTGTTGTTCTGGGATCGCAAG gAGTTGGAAAAACAAGTATGGTTGTTCGTTATATTGGAAAAATGTTTAGTCATCATATTAGTCCAACTATAGGGGCATCGTTTTTCACTTGCAAAATAAACCTTGAAGATACCAGAGTGAAATTACAG GTTTGGGACACTGCAGGACAAGAAAGATTCAGATCAATGGCACCTATGTATTATCGCAATGCAAATGCTGCATTACTTGTTTTTGATATCACACAGTATTTTacattcaattcaattaaatcatGGGtgaaag AGTTACAAAGAAATGTTGAAGAACCATTAATTCTCTGCGTAGTgggaaataaaactgatttagaGGCTCAACGAAAAGTTTCTAAGGAAGAAGCAATGGATTATGCTAATTctataggtggtacttattttgaatCATCTGCTCTTCATGATCAAG GTGTTGAAGATGTGTTTTTAAGTACAGCTATGGGTCTTGTAACATTAAGTAAAGATTCATTAGTGTCCAGTCTCCGTGTTTATGATTCAGTTGATGATAATAGTGTGCTCAGGACACCTTCACTGGACTCATCTGTACCTCTTCAATCTGCTTCCAGCAGTCGAAATCAAGGTAGAAATCGAAATGACTCTATAATAAGACCACATCTGTATTCACCATCTTTAGAGGATAAAGATAGCGAAGATAAGCTCTCATGTTGTCATCGTTGA